From one Takifugu rubripes chromosome 14, fTakRub1.2, whole genome shotgun sequence genomic stretch:
- the dcps gene encoding m7GpppX diphosphatase isoform X1, with protein sequence MFRGQTWSTEEVQTLISIWSDETMAQLLASTHKNREVFKLFSEKMAALGFHRSVEQCRIKVKKLRLQYFRVRDALGKSGGSPEEKEKFVWYDELDGILGSSPANRAKQVVESFKEEAPWTPTSAEPTELFEYTGDRVAIKNGDEDYLEVHPEEDESTTSSGSQRPQPEHNIIQWTVPGAQVRKRKRKADRLESFLDSYLQQKRRMDEADQKRREEEKAVFENFIKMQQEAEERQFRAITELQQANSQLLLHMMGTLAKALMPSSDSPPAGCTPPTLTPSPFARHPNVPLAATANPQPAPSPQATSKRPVAATANYLPETSYSALPDIHKQLVDQDAVVILEKPPITEDTLTELFSGSTLALDMKNDIYSTYRLQPPPHLNEMKVTVVCPASEKHLKKYQRQESYLVEETAEDYSSITLPYIESQSFSLQWVYNILEKKAEAERIVYEDPDPDVGFVLLPDFKWNQKQVDDLYLIAIVHQKGIRSIRGLTAEHLPLLKNVFQKGKEAIMKKYELPASKLRVYLHYQPSYYHLHVHFNMLGYEALGCGVERAHLLGDVIQNLQSNPDYYKSHTLSFPLRAEDGLLTKFREAGKI encoded by the exons ATGTTCCGAGGGCAGACGTGGAGCACCGAGGAGGTGCAGACCCTTATCAGTATATGGTCGGATGAGACTATGGCGCAGCTGCTGGCGTCTACGCACAAGAACAGGGAGGTTTTTAAACTGTTTAGCGAGAAGATGGCGGCGCTGGGATTCCACCGCTCGGTGGAACAGTGTCGCATTAAGGTGAAGAAACTGCGGCTGCAGTATTTCAGGGTCCGGGACGCGCTCGGGAAAAGTGGCGGCTCGccggaagagaaggagaagttCGTGTGGTACGATGAGCTGGACGGAATCCTCGGATCCAGCCCAGCAAACAGAGCCAAGCAGGTCGTGGAGtcttttaaagaggaagcaCCCTGGACGCCCACATCAGCAGAGCCCACCGAGCTGTTCGAGTACACCGGTGATCGGGTCGCGATCAAAAATG GAGATGAAGACTACCTGGAAGTTCATCCTGAAGAAGATGAGAGCACAACCAGCTCAGGGAGCCAGAGGCCCCAGCCAGAGCACAACATCATCCAGTGGACGGTTCCTGGCGCCCAAGTCAGGAAGAGGAAACGCAAGGCCGATCGCTTGGAGAGTTTTTTGGACAGCTACTTGCAGCAGAAGAGGCGTATGGATGAGGCTGACCAGAAACGGCGCGAGGAGGAGAAAGCCGTGTTCGAGAACTTCATAAAGATGCAGCAAGAAGCGGAGGAGCGCCAGTTCCGAGCCataacagagctgcagcaggccaACAGCCAGCTCCTACTGCACATGATGGGGACTCTCGCAAAGGCATTAATGCCCTCCTCAGACTCCCCACCGGCAGGGTGCACACCCCCAACCCTGACGCCGTCCCCGTTTGCCCGGCACCCTAACGTCCCCCTGGCAGCTACGGCCAACCCCCAACCTGCACCATCACCTCAGGCGACCTCTAAACGTCctgtagcagcaacagcaaactaCCTCCCGGAAACAAGTTATTCTGCGCTTCCTGATATACACAAACAG CTCGTTGACCAGGATGCTGTGGTTATTCTGGAGAAGCCTCCCATCACAGAGGACACCCTGACCGAGCTTTTCAGCGGCTCCACGCTGGCCTTGGACATGAAGAACGACATCTACAGCACTTACCGGCTTCAGCCCCCACCCCATCTAAACG AGATGAAAGTGACGGTGGTGTGTCCAGCCTCAGAGAAGCACTTAAAGAAATATCAGCGTCAGGAGAGCTACCTGGTGGAGGAGACGGCTGAGGACTACAGCTCCATTACTCTGCCCTACATCGAGAGTCAGAGTTTCAGTCTGCAG TGGGTATACAACATCCTGGAGAAGAAGGCCGAGGCAGAGAGGATCGTCTACGAAGACCCAGACCCAGATGTTGGTTTTGTTCTCCTCCCAGACTTCAAATGGAACCAGAAACAG GTTGATGATTTATACCTGATAGCCATAGTTCACCAGAAAGGCATCAGAAGTATCAGAGGGTTAACGGCAGAACATCTCCCATTACTGAAGAATGTCTTCCAGAAGGGAAAG GAAGCCATAATGAAGAAGTATGAACTTCCTGCCAGTAAGCTGAGAGTCTACCTGCACTACCAACCCTCCTACTACCACCTGCATGTCCACTTCAACATGCTGGGCTATGAAGCCCTAGGATGTGGAGTGGAGAGGGCACATCTTCTGGGAGAtgtcatccagaacctccaaTCCAACCCGGACTACTACAAGTCTCAcaccctctcctttcccctGAGAGCTGAAGATGGACTGCTCACCAAGTTCAGAGAGGCTGGAAAGATTTAA
- the dcps gene encoding m7GpppX diphosphatase (The RefSeq protein has 1 substitution compared to this genomic sequence), with amino-acid sequence MPSSDSPPAGCTPPTLTPSPFARHPNVPLAATANPQPAPSPQATSKRPVAATANYLPETSYSALPDIHKQLVDQDAVVILEKPPITEDTLTELFSGSTLALDMKNDIYSTYRLQPPPHLNEMKVTVVCPATEKHLKKYQRQESYLVEETAEDYSSITLPYIESQSFSLQWVYNILEKKAEAERIVYEDPDPDVGFVLLPDFKWNQKQVDDLYLIAIVHQKGIRSIRGLTAEHLPLLKNVFQKGKEAIMKKYELPASKLRVYLHYQPSYYHLHVHFNMLGYEALGCGVERAHLLGDVIQNLQSNPDYYKSHTLSFPLRAEDGLLTKFREAGKI; translated from the exons ATGCCCTCCTCAGACTCCCCACCGGCAGGGTGCACACCCCCAACCCTGACGCCGTCCCCGTTTGCCCGGCACCCTAACGTCCCCCTGGCAGCTACGGCCAACCCCCAACCTGCACCATCACCTCAGGCGACCTCTAAACGTCctgtagcagcaacagcaaactaCCTCCCGGAAACAAGTTATTCTGCGCTTCCTGATATACACAAACAG CTCGTTGACCAGGATGCTGTGGTTATTCTGGAGAAGCCTCCCATCACAGAGGACACCCTGACCGAGCTTTTCAGCGGCTCCACGCTGGCCTTGGACATGAAGAACGACATCTACAGCACTTACCGGCTTCAGCCCCCACCCCATCTAAACG AGATGAAAGTGACGGTGGTGTGTCCAGCCTCAGAGAAGCACTTAAAGAAATATCAGCGTCAGGAGAGCTACCTGGTGGAGGAGACGGCTGAGGACTACAGCTCCATTACTCTGCCCTACATCGAGAGTCAGAGTTTCAGTCTGCAG TGGGTATACAACATCCTGGAGAAGAAGGCCGAGGCAGAGAGGATCGTCTACGAAGACCCAGACCCAGATGTTGGTTTTGTTCTCCTCCCAGACTTCAAATGGAACCAGAAACAG GTTGATGATTTATACCTGATAGCCATAGTTCACCAGAAAGGCATCAGAAGTATCAGAGGGTTAACGGCAGAACATCTCCCATTACTGAAGAATGTCTTCCAGAAGGGAAAG GAAGCCATAATGAAGAAGTATGAACTTCCTGCCAGTAAGCTGAGAGTCTACCTGCACTACCAACCCTCCTACTACCACCTGCATGTCCACTTCAACATGCTGGGCTATGAAGCCCTAGGATGTGGAGTGGAGAGGGCACATCTTCTGGGAGAtgtcatccagaacctccaaTCCAACCCGGACTACTACAAGTCTCAcaccctctcctttcccctGAGAGCTGAAGATGGACTGCTCACCAAGTTCAGAGAGGCTGGAAAGATTTAA
- the LOC115252451 gene encoding MICOS complex subunit MIC60-like — translation MEWNIEPSGTWTIEDKVDSYTGLGQRMTGQIIDGLVIVEQQKLEHQKSLCKTVNTALQHVTEEARLEQERKLSELREVMEAEMRTQLQRQAAAHTDHVCDVIKVQEQELRSEAEQVLSSKMLEQETKFRQLSQEQLDNFTLDMNTAYARLKGVEEAIDSHVVAEEEARKAHHLWISVDALNYTLKTADVEAPTVPLEGAVRALKDSCPSDDFALALSAAFPEESLQRGVYSEASLRARFNAIRPLARKVALIDESHNSLYQYFLSYIQAALLFEKKEEAPPSQLCSEDLDPFKLLSYASYCLEHGNLELAAKLVNQLRGEARRVVEDWLTEVRLTLETRQVVSLLSAYANAVGVGTTQAP, via the exons ATGGAGTGGAACATAGAACCTAGTGGAACATGGACCATAGAGGATAAAGTAGATAGTTATACTGGCCTAGGACAGAGGATGACTGGACAG AtaatagatggactggttatagtggaacaGCAGAAACTAGAGCACCAAAAGTCCTTGTGCAAAACCGTCAATACTGCCTTGCAGCACGTCACGGAGGAGGCTCGcttggagcaggagaggaag ctgtctgAGTTGAGGGAAgtgatggaggcagagatgagAACTCAGCTCCAGCGCCAAGCTGCCGCTCACACCGACCACGTCTGTGACGTGATTAAAgtccaggagcaggagctgagATCTGAGGCTGAACAG GTCTTGAGCAGTAAGATGCTCGAACAGGAGACCAAATTCCGTCAGCtcagccaggagcagctggataaCTTTACTCTGGACATGAACACAGCCTATGCAAGACTGAAGGGGGTGGAAGAAGCCATAGACA GCCATGTGGTTGCAGAGGAAGAAGCTCGTAAAGCTCATCACCTCTGGATCTCCGTGGATGCTCTCAACTACACCTTAAAGACTGCGGATGTTGAGGCCCCCACCGTGCCTCTAGAGGGCGCTGTTCGGGCTTTGAAAGACAGCTGCCCCAGTGACGATTTCGCTTTGGCTCTGTCAGCAGCCTTTCCTGAAGAATCCCTGCAGCGCGGTGTGTACAGTGAGGCTTCCCTTCGCGCCCGATTCAATGCCATCCGACCACTGGCGCGCAAGGTGGCCCTCATCGATGAATCCCATAACTCTTTGTACCAGTATTTCTTATCCTACATCCAAGCTGCGCTgctgtttgaaaagaaagaggaagctcCACCTTCTCAGCTATGTAGTGAGGATTTAGACCCATTCAAGCTTCTGTCGTATGCAAGCTACTGTTTGGAGCATGGAAATCTGGAGTTAGCAGCTAAATTGGTGAACCAGTTGAGGGGAGAGGCCAGGAGAGTTGTGGAAGACTGGCTGACTGAGGTCAGACTTACTCTAGAAACCCGGCAGGTTGTCAGTTTACTGTCAGCTTATGCAAATGCAGTCGGTGTTGGAACCACCCAGGCTCCATAG
- the LOC115252309 gene encoding m7GpppX diphosphatase-like, which produces MDEADQKRREEEKAVFENFIKMQQEAEERQFRAITELQQANSQLLLHMMGTLAKALMPSSDSPPAGCTPPTLTPSPFARHPNVPPAATANPQPAPSPQTTSKRPVAATANYLPETSYSALPDIHKQLVDQDAVVILEKPPITEDTLTELFSGSTLALDMKNDIYSTYRLQPPPHLNEMKVTVVCPATEKHLKKYQRQESYLVEETAEDYSSITLPYIESQSFSLQWVYNILEKKAEAEKIVYVDPDPDVGFVLLPDLKWNQKQVDDLYLIAIVHQKGIRSIRGLTAEHLPLLKNVFQKGKEAIMEKYGLPASKLRVYLHYQPSYYHLHVHFTMLGYEAPGCGVERAHLLGDVIQNLQSNPDYYKSHTLSFPLRAEDGLLTKFREAGKI; this is translated from the exons GAAAGCCGTGTTCGAGAACTTCATAAAGATGCAGCAAGAAGCGGAGGAGCGCCAGTTCCGAGCCataacagagctgcagcaggccaATAGCCAGCTCCTACTGCACATGATGGGGACTCTCGCAAAGGCATTAATGCCCTCCTCAGACTCCCCACCGGCAGGGTGCACACCCCCAACCCTGACGCCGTCCCCGTTTGCCCGGCACCCTAACGTCCCCCCGGCAGCTACGGCCAACCCCCAACCTGCACCATCACCTCAGACGACCTCTAAACGTCctgtagcagcaacagcaaactaCCTCCCGGAAACAAGTTATTCTGCGCTTCCTGATATACACAAACAG CTCGTTGACCAGGATGCTGTGGTTATTCTGGAGAAGCCTCCCATCACAGAGGACACCCTGACCGAGCTTTTCAGCGGCTCCACGCTGGCCTTGGACATGAAGAACGACATCTACAGCACTTACCGGCTTCAGCCCCCACCCCATCTAAACG AGATGAAAGTGACGGTGGTGTGTCCAGCCACAGAGAAGCACTTAAAGAAATATCAGCGTCAGGAGAGCTACCTGGTGGAGGAGACGGCTGAGGACTACAGCTCCATTACTCTGCCCTACATCGAGAGTCAGAGTTTCAGTCTGCAG TGGGTATACAACATCCTGGAGAAGAAGGCCGAGGCAGAGAAGATCGTCTACGTAGACCCAGACCCAGATGTTGGTTTTGTTCTCCTCCCAGACCTCAAATGGAACCAGAAACAG GTTGATGATTTATACCTGATAGCCATAGTTCACCAGAAAGGCATCAGAAGTATCAGAGGGTTAACGGCAGAACATCTCCCATTACTGAAGAATGTCTTCCAGAAGGGAAAG GAAGCCATAATGGAGAAGTATGGACTTCCTGCCAGTAAGCTGAGAGTCTACCTGCACTACCAACCCTCCTACTACCACCTGCATGTCCACTTCACCATGCTGGGCTATGAAGCCCCAGGATGTGGAGTGGAGAGGGCACATCTTCTGGGAGAtgtcatccagaacctccaaTCCAACCCGGACTACTACAAGTCTCAcaccctctcctttcccctGAGAGCTGAAGATGGACTGCTCACCAAGTTCAGAGAGGCTGGAAAGATTTAA
- the ids gene encoding iduronate 2-sulfatase, with amino-acid sequence MSLTRLKDFSTMNIYVQFWFVLLARCSLGLVDASAERKNVLVIIADDLRTSLGCYKDPLVKSPNIDQLASKSHVFFNAYAQQAVCAPSRTSMLTSRRPDTTRVYDFKTYWRVQSGNYTTLPEYFKSKGYFTMSVGKVFHPGIASNHTDDYPYSWSIPPYHPASLHFEKQKMCKGDDGQLHANLLCAVNVTEQPGGTLPDLESTEEAIGLLKGRVQNTQPFFLAVGFHKPHIPFRIPQEYLSLYPIEKMTLAPDPIVPELLPPVAYNPWTDVRKRDDVKQLNISFPYGPVPKDFQLGIRQHYFAAVSYMDAQVGRLLGALDQLNMSKDTLVVFTSDHGWSLGEHGEWAKYSNFEVATRVPLIFYIPGVTSHPQENSTFPFIDVFNKKAFSFQNGRESQNVVELVDVFPTLTSLVGFEELDPCGELSFKESLCTEGVDLAHHIQNEAVELDREHVAFSQYPRPADSPQENSDLPDLKDIKIMGYSVRSWNYRFTLWLGFNPTTFQPNTSDIHAGELYMVEDDPGEDHNVYQLISDKMVAKLANLTTASLQLQMRQQLLYITAGMKTRGTA; translated from the exons ATGTCACTAACAAGACTAAAGGATTTTTCTACAATGAACATTTATGTGCAGTTCTGGTTCGTCCTCTTGGCTCGTTGTTCACTTGGTCTTGTAGATGCCAGTGCAG AGAGGAAGAATGTCCTTGTCATCATTGCAGATGATTTGCGGACATCACTGGGCTGCTACAAGGACCCGCTAGTTAAATCCCCAAATATTGACCAACTGGCTTCGAAGAGTCACGTTTTTTTCAATGCATATGCACAA CAAGCTGTGTGTGCTCCCAGCCGGACCTCCATGCTGACAAGTCGCAGACCAGATACAACCCGGGTTTATGACTTCAAAACCTACTGGAGGGTCCAGTCTGGGAACTACACTACTCTACCGGAGTACTTTAAATCCAAAGGGTACTTCACAATGTCTGTTGGCAAGGTGTTTCATCCAG GTATTGCATCTAACCACACCGACGACTACCCCTACAGCTGGTCCATCCCTCCCTACCACCCAGCTTCTTTACATTTTGAAAAGCAAAAG ATGTGTAAAGGAGACGATGGGCAACTCCATGCTAATTTATTGTGTGCCGTGAATGTGACGGAGCAGCCCGGAGGAACGCTCCCTGACCTGGAGAGCACGGAGGAGGCCATCGGCCTGCTGAAGGGTCGAGTGCAAAATACCCAGCCATTCTTCTTGGCTGTGGGTTTTCACAAACCACACATTCCCTTCAGGATACCACAG GAGTACCTCAGTCTGTATCCCATCGAGAAAATGACTCTGGCCCCTGACCCCATCGTCCCCGAACTCCTCCCTCCTGTGGCCTACAACCCCTGGACAGATGTTAGGAAGCGAGACGACGTCAAACAGCTCAACATCAGCTTCCCATATGGCCCAGTTCCTAAAGACTTTCAG ctgggtATCCGTCAGCACTACTTTGCTGCTGTGTCTTACATGGATGCCCAAGTGGGTCGGCTGCTCGGTGCTCTTGATCAGCTGAATATGAGTAAAGACACTCTGGTGGTGTTTACCTCCGATCACG GATGGTCATTAGGAGAACACGGAGAATGGGCTAAATATTCTAATTTTGAGGTGGCAACGCGCGTTCCCCTCATTTTCTACATTCCGGGTGTCACCAGTCATCCACAGGAAAACTCAACATTCCCATTTATTGACGTCTTCAACAAAAAAGCCTTTAGTTTTCAGA ATGGAAGAGAGAGCCAGAAcgtggtggagctggtggatgTGTTTCCCACTCTCACCAGCCTGGTTGGGTTTGAAGAACTTGACCCTTGCGGTGAGCTGTCTTTCAAG GAGAGTCTTTGTACTGAAGGAGTCGACCTGGCCCACCACATCCAAAACGAGGCGGTTGAATTGGATCGAGAACATGTTGCCTTTAGCCAGTATCCTCGACCAGCTGATTCACCccag GAAAACTCTGACCTTCCTGAccttaaagacataaagatcATGGGCTATTCTGTACGCTCCTGGAATTACAGATTCACGCTGTGGCTGGGATTCAACCCAACTACATTCCAG CCGAATACAAGTGACATCCACGCTGGCGAGCTCTACATGGTGGAAGATGACCCCGGTGAAGACCACAATGTCTACCAGCTCATATCTGACAAGATGGTAGCGAAGCTGGCCAACCTGACC actgcgagtctgcagctgcagatgagaCAACAGCTCCTCTACATCACAGCTGGGATGAAGACGAGAGGAACAGCGTGA